The window ATTGAGGTCTCTATACGTGATGCCGTGTTCGTTCATAAACTTGATTCCTTCCACCACATCGATTGCGATTCTGACAATCTCCCTGATTTGAAGCTTCTTGCTTTTAAGCATCAAGTCATGAAGAGATCCACCTTCCATCAACTTCGTTACAACGCATAGGCCATGACTTTCCTCTATGCAGACACCAATAAATTGCAGAACATTTTTATGCCCACAAGTCATTAGTTCCAAAAAGTCTTTCCTGAGCTCAAATTCATAGGAGTTCCCCTTATCACAACCCTTGAGCTTCTCGATCCCCACTCTCCTACCCTTATAGACCCCCTTGAAAGAACTCGGGCCAATCTGATCGATGAATTCGAGATTGTCCGAGTTCAGAAGCCATTTCGCAATCTCGTCCCCGCCCGACTGTATTGTCTGCCACTCATCAACTGAGATGACAAATGATGATGTAGGCAGGGGCATCTGAAGCTGAACCTTTGGATACAGATTCTCACTACCATTTCGATAATTCAGTTCCCCCACATCATCTTCGGCCTGTCCTACTTCTCTACTGTTTGCGGTCTCTTCTTGACAGCCACATAGCCCAAAAGCCAGCTTCACAGTGGCGGGTCTGTGCTTCTTCATGGCCAGCTTCAGGGCATTCTCGATTCGGGTTTTGAACATCCTTTCTTGCTCTGCTTGCACTAACAGAAGCACAATCCCTAGTGTAAACCCCTTCTTCTCAAAGATCTGGATCTTCTTGCAGCAAATGGAGGCATTGTCAAGGGCCCCTGACATCACCGACCACGAGATTGACGAGTTGCAGGCAAATGTGAGCTTAAAAACTGACCCATGGACCTCATCCTGCGACACCTCTTGGATAAGAATCGCGGGACGATCATCCCCCGAAGCCTGCTCCATCAACTTGATATGGAGAAACACATCCTTCATATCAAACCCTGCTTGTGCATAACTGCCCAAAGAATCACCCAACCACAACACATCGCATCAAGAAACATACACGAAAGAAGCGCCCTAGAAAAGTTAAGCAGAGCAAGTAACATCGAATCGAGTCAAGACCAGCTTCGGAATCGAATCAAACCTGAGAGGCAAAGAATCGTAATGCTTGCGGATGTTGGAGACGAGCTTCTCGGGCAGCTGGCTCCCCGGGTACAGCTGGGTCAAGCTCCTCACGACGCTCCCCCACACCATCCTCCGGCAGCCGTCGATCTTGGAGGCCTGCGGCGCCCCGTCGCGCGACGAGTCCAGATTCAGCGAGTTCTTCAGCGACGCGATGGCCTCCGACACGTTCCGGCTGAGCCTCTGCAGCTTCTTCTGCATaaccgacgacgacgacgacgacgacgacgacggctcCCTCGCTCCCCCGGACGACGCCGCCCCCGCGGCCCCGGCCGGCGACCCCTCGGACCGGTCGTGGGTCCGCATCAGGACCTGCTCCACCATGTCCTCGTCCGTGCTGGCCCGGCTCGACCAGCACTCCAGAGCAGCAGCCATTGGGCTTGGGTCGGGTCGAGATCCCGAGTCAGAGAAGTCCCGAATGCGAGCGAGCCAGGAACACCCTCCCTCTCTGCAAATCTTGCTTCACTCCCCAAGTTCAGGAGAACAGAAAGTTGCTCTTTTGCCGGCATGCATCatcaaaagaatcatttttcctttctgggTTCCGGATTCCCATTGAGCCCGGCTCGGAGGAACGAATTCAGGAGAGAAAACGACGGTGGTGGATGGATGGCTGGCTTCCTTCGGGGGGGCTGCGTTTTATCGATGAGGGCCGGGGGCTTGATGATGGGTGGTGAATTGATTAGACGGGTGCGTGATGACCAGCGAGAGCGACGCATGTGAGAGTGTTCGGGCTGGCTGTTTTTATATACCCCGATGCGGGGCGGGGTTGAATCGTGAATTTTCATCGCGGACCGGCCGCGGTCGTCGTGGTCGTAAACGAACGAAAATTCGAGCTCGACGATGACGGGGGGGATTGAACGATGATGCATCCGAGAGTCCGAGTCCGGTGCCCCCAGGAGAGCGAGATGTCGCTTTGATACGTCGGACCAA of the Eucalyptus grandis isolate ANBG69807.140 chromosome 10, ASM1654582v1, whole genome shotgun sequence genome contains:
- the LOC104422384 gene encoding dual specificity protein kinase shkB isoform X1 yields the protein MAAALECWSSRASTDEDMVEQVLMRTHDRSEGSPAGAAGAASSGGAREPSSSSSSSSSVMQKKLQRLSRNVSEAIASLKNSLNLDSSRDGAPQASKIDGCRRMVWGSVVRSLTQLYPGSQLPEKLVSNIRKHYDSLPLSYAQAGFDMKDVFLHIKLMEQASGDDRPAILIQEVSQDEVHGSVFKLTFACNSSISWSVMSGALDNASICCKKIQIFEKKGFTLGIVLLLVQAEQERMFKTRIENALKLAMKKHRPATVKLAFGLCGCQEETANSREVGQAEDDVGELNYRNGSENLYPKVQLQMPLPTSSFVISVDEWQTIQSGGDEIAKWLLNSDNLEFIDQIGPSSFKGVYKGRRVGIEKLKGCDKGNSYEFELRKDFLELMTCGHKNVLQFIGVCIEESHGLCVVTKLMEGGSLHDLMLKSKKLQIREIVRIAIDVVEGIKFMNEHGITYRDLNTQRILLDRHGNACLGDMGIVAACKSVGEAMEYETDGYRWLAPEIIAGDPESVSETCMSNVYSFGMVLWEMVTGEAAYAAYSPVQAAVGIAACGLRPDIPKDCPQFLRNLMTKCWNNSPSKRPQFSEIVSLLLHYINSGNDDRTEIDLS
- the LOC104422384 gene encoding dual specificity protein kinase shkB isoform X2, with amino-acid sequence MAAALECWSSRASTDEDMVEQVLMRTHDRSEGSPAGAAGAASSGGAREPSSSSSSSSSVMQKKLQRLSRNVSEAIASLKNSLNLDSSRDGAPQASKIDGCRRMVWGSVVRSLTQLYPGSQLPEKLVSNIRKHYDSLPLSYAQAGFDMKDVFLHIKLMEQASGDDRPAILIQEVSQDEVHGSVFKLTFACNSSISWSVMSGALDNASICCKKIQIFEKKGFTLGIVLLLVQAEQERMFKTRIENALKLAMKKHRPATVKLAFGLCGCQEETANSREVGQAEDDVGELNYRNGSENLYPKVQLQMPLPTSSFVISVDEWQTIQSGGDEIAKWLLNSDNLEFIDQIGPSSFKGVYKGRRVGIEKLKGCDKGNSYEFELRKDFLELMTCGHKNVLQFIGVCIEESHGLCVVTKLMEGGSLHDLMLKSKKLQIREIVRIAIDVVEGIKFMNEHGITYRDLNTQRILLDRHGNACLGDMGIVAACKSVGEAMEYETDGYRWLAPEIIAGDPESVSETCMSNVYSFGMVLWEMVTGEAAYAAYSPVQAAVGIAACGLRPDIPKDCPQFLRNLMTKCWNNSPSKRPQFSEIVSLLLHYINSGNDDRG